A stretch of Babesia bigemina genome assembly Bbig001, chromosome : V DNA encodes these proteins:
- a CDS encoding DHHC zinc finger domain containing protein, putative yields the protein MRGEVVCCVVKDVLHGSRDDAYQRDNGCTRPFHLAQLLASVVGIAVFCGFWYGIRPSFVFPYYYYINTAVCVLCVVVLGLFAGVTLSDPVDPRARKRGGAENVKKCDSDTCCDICGVVDLSAKHCNICNKCVLRFDHHCIWVNNCVGSPNYLPFFALVACCTLLFTLLVALGVAVFIMDALSLAPRDAWQATYGSFNSTAFYTSTCIVTSFCAVMAVLFWQLFLLHCYLMYKNITTYEYFTMQFSENVDDSIPAWRRCIEKVVVDRK from the exons ATGCGGGGAGAAGTAGTTTGCTGTGTTGTAAAGGACGTGCTTCACGGAAGCCGTGACGATGCGTATCAACGCGACAACGGCTGCACACGTCCGTTCCACCTCGCACAGCtactggccagtgtagtcGGTATTGCGGTATTTTGCGGTTTCTGGTATGGCATTCGTCCCTCTTTCGTGTTCCCGTACTATTATTATATCAATACTGCCGTGTGTGTATTATGCGTCGTGGTATTGGGGCTCTTCGCAGGAGTCACACTGTCTGATCCAGTCGACccaagggcaagaaagaGAGGAGGCGCTGAAAACGTGAAGAAGTGCGATTCTGACACATGTTGCGACATTTGCGGCGTTGTGGATCTCAGCGCTAAGCATTGCAATATATGCAACAAATGCGTGTTGCGGTTTGATCATCATTGCATATGGGTAAACAACTGTGTTGGATCGCCTAACTACCTTCCGTTTTTCGCACTGGTGGCTTGCTGCACGCTACTTTTTACTCTCCTTGTGGCCCTTGGTGTGGCGGTTTTTATAATGGATGCTCTATCTCTTGCTCCTAGGGATGCATGGCAAGCAACCTACGGCTCCTTCAACTCAACCGCATTCTACACATCAACATGCATAGTTACGTCATTCTGTGCGGTTATGGCTGTGCTTTTCTGGCAACTTTTTCTTCTCCATTGTTACCTCATGTACAAAAATATCACAACGTATGAATATTTCACTATGCAATTCTCCGAG AACGTGGACGACAGCAttccagcatggcgccgatgcaTCGAAAAGGTAGTTGTGGATAGAAAGTAG
- a CDS encoding -COPII coat assembly protein sec16: protein MQSYFWDLLRGKSTEDSSNFTEAHMGEENNFYYNEELKTWVVRGEEEQVARAAREAPPPPRPSENGKVTQRPATSDVQIASTTARSLLTSDQLYTRIPGIEVSESKTKAHADPLIPLNAKSQFVPDRANDDDSYDFIN from the exons ATGCAGA GTTACTTCTGGGATTTGTTGCGTGGTAAAAGCACTGAGGATTCCAGCAATTTCACTGAAGCCCAC ATGGGTGAGGAAAATAACTTCTACTACAACGAGGAGTTGAAAACTTGGGTAGTTCGAGGTGAGGAGGAGCAGGTGGCAAGGGCGGCACGTGAAGCGCCTCCGCCACCGCGACCATCCGAAAATGGTAAAGTTACCCAAC GTCCAGCCACGAGTGATGTTCAAATTGCAAGCACCACTGCACGCAGCCTTCTCACATCTGACCAGTTGTACACTAGGATACCAGGAATAGAGGTATCGGAGTCGAAAACAAAAGCCCATGCAGATCCGTTAATCCCTTTGAATGCTAAATCGCAATTCGTTCCGGATAGGGCAAACGATGACGACAGCTATGATTTTATTAATTAA